The following proteins are co-located in the Silene latifolia isolate original U9 population chromosome 1, ASM4854445v1, whole genome shotgun sequence genome:
- the LOC141643235 gene encoding protein FAR1-RELATED SEQUENCE 5-like, which translates to MDSTYNTNMYKNPIIEMVGVTPTRLLFLIACSMLSTESEECYKWLLKNLGDILDSTGASPSVFVTGQELGLINALNAVYPGVDHLLCRWHLNKDINAKAITTYQSESYKKHVMTNPESDWINVIDAPTEQEF; encoded by the coding sequence ATGGATTCGACGTATAATACCAATATGTACAAGAATCCTATCATTGAGATGGTTGGTGTCACACCCACCAGATTGTTGTTCTTAATTGCATGTTCGATGCTTTCTACCGAGTCCGAGGAGTGTTACAAGTGGCTGTTGAAGAATTTAGGTGACATTTTAGATTCCACGGGAGCGTCTCCTTCTGTTTTTGTCACTGGCCAGGAATTGGGTTTGATCAATGCTCTTAATGCAGTATATCCCGGGGTTGATCATTTGTTGTGTCGATGGCACCTGAACAAAGACATCAATGCTAAAGCTATCACTACTTATCAATCCGAGAGTTACAAGAAACATGTCATGACAAATCCAGAATCGGATTGGATTAATGTGATCGATGCACCTACCGAGCAAGAGTTTTAG
- the LOC141643244 gene encoding uncharacterized protein LOC141643244, which produces MNNFWDTIDDCGLRDMAFEGYEFTFDNGQEGDTNRQSRLDRAMMSEGWLDIFPYARFVHLNREWSYHALIKVVFDMRLEVNDKSGKIFRFEEIWEGEDGGRSASQIRDRKNLVTGITHLLKQEELFWRQRSRVLWLRDGDNNTKFFHRKAGQRKQKNNIRKILDKEGRIYTRTDHIDGYAVSYFSKLLSSSESEEFSGLLGGIEGRVTIDMNTILRADYSAEEVVTTLN; this is translated from the exons atgaacaactTCTGGGATACTATTGATGATTGTGGTTTGCGAGATATGGCTTTTGAGGGGTATGAGTTTACTTTCGATAATGGGCAGGAAGGTGATACTAATAGACAGAGTCGGTTGGATAGGGCTATGATGAGTGAAGGTTGGCTTGATATTTTTCCTTACGCTAGGTTTGTTCACCTTAATAGGGAGTGGTCTTATCATGCCCTTATTAAGGTTGTGTTTGACATGAGACTAGAGGTGAATGACAAGTCGGGGAAAATTTTTAGGTTTGAAGAGATTTGGGAAGGCGAGGATG GAGGACGTTCAGCTAGTCAAATTAGAGATAGGAAAAATCTAGTTACAGGAATTACACATCTTTTGAAACAAGAGGAATTATTTTGGCGACAAAGGTCAAGGGTTCTTTGGCTTCGTGATGGTGACAATAATACTAAGTTTTTTCATCGGAAAGCTGGTCAACGTAAGCAAAAAAACAATATTCGTAAGATCCTTGATAAGGAGGGTCGTATTTATACCAGAACTGATCATATTGATGGGTATGCGGTCTcttatttttcaaaacttttatctTCATCCGAGTCTGAGGAATTCAGTGGTTTGCTGGGAGGTATTGAGGGGCGTGTCACAATAGACATGAATACTATTCTTCGGGCGGATTATAGTGCAGAGGAAGTGGTCACTACTTTGAATTAG
- the LOC141602247 gene encoding protein PIN-LIKES 3-like isoform X1, which translates to MVFYVFGPALVGSYIAETITLEGFVPMWFMPINIMLTYVIGSGLGWVIAKITRTPKHITGLVVSSCSSGNLGVLPIIIIPAICNQPGSPFGAADVCNHYGLAYASLSMATGSIFLWLYVYNIVRITSNKKVETITAQGCDGIDKQPGGLTVVNIPDSERLSSSEFTQTPTVDVVQRLPCTHQSAAGSVDNFSSSNKFMVASAFKIRQGLRNTCKNMNLKAVLAPTTIAAAVGIFIGMIPPFRKLLFGKSSPLRVVGDTITFIKTDLCRAYKI; encoded by the exons ATGGTGTTTTATGTATTTGGTCCGGCTTTGGTGGGTAGCTACATAGCTGAGACAATCACCTTGGAAGGCTTCGTCCCCAT GTGGTTTATGCCAATAAACATCATGCTGACATATGTGATAGGCTCGGGATTGGGTTGGGTAATTGCAAAAATTACAAGAACTCCCAAACACATAACGGGTCTCGTTGTCTCATCTTGTTCTTcag GGAACCTTGGGGTATTGCCCATCATTATCATTCCTGCAATTTGCAATCAACCAGGCAGTCCGTTCGGAGCAGCGGATGTCTGTAATCACTATGGTCTAGCTTATGCTTCACTTTCCATGGCG ACGGGCTCAATCTTTTTGTGGCTCTATGTTTACAACATTGTGAGGATCACTTCAAATAAAAAAGTCGAAACCATAACCGCCCAAGGGTGTGATGGCATTGACAAGCAACCAGGTGGGCTCACAGTCGTAAACATCCCTGATTCTGAACGTCTCAGTTCTTCAGAGTTTACTCAAACACCAACTGTGGATGTCGTACAACGACTTCCTTGTACACATCAGTCAGCTGCAGGTTCTGTAGACAACTTCTCCAGCTCCAACAAGTTCATG GTTGCAAGTGCATTCAAGATAAGGCAGGGTTTAAGAAATACCTGCAAGAATATGAATCTGAAAGCAGTGTTGGCTCCTACTACAATTGCTGCG GCAGTCGGAATTTTCATTGGGATGATTCCTCCTTTTCGAAAGCTCCTTTTTGGCAAAAGTTCTCCTCTACGTGTTGTGGGAGACACTATTACATTCATCAAAACCGACTTATGTCGTGCATACAAAATTTGA
- the LOC141602247 gene encoding protein PIN-LIKES 3-like isoform X2 codes for MHTYFLFNKCLPFGENRFSIPYFGGFPFIRGFSFISNIVRSSSLMVCSVFFQRGKVICQRSLEPVRGNLGVLPIIIIPAICNQPGSPFGAADVCNHYGLAYASLSMATGSIFLWLYVYNIVRITSNKKVETITAQGCDGIDKQPGGLTVVNIPDSERLSSSEFTQTPTVDVVQRLPCTHQSAAGSVDNFSSSNKFMVASAFKIRQGLRNTCKNMNLKAVLAPTTIAAAVGIFIGMIPPFRKLLFGKSSPLRVVGDTITFIKTDLCRAYKI; via the exons atgcatacctattttctattcaataagtgtctcccttttggtgagaatcgTTTTTCCATCCCTTATTTCGGGGGTTTTCCATTTATTCGTGGTTTTAGTTTCATCAGTAATATAGTTAGGAGTAGTTCGTTGATGGTTTGCAGCGTGTTCTTTCAAAGGGGAAAAGTGATTTGTCAACGATCTTTGGAACCAGTcagag GGAACCTTGGGGTATTGCCCATCATTATCATTCCTGCAATTTGCAATCAACCAGGCAGTCCGTTCGGAGCAGCGGATGTCTGTAATCACTATGGTCTAGCTTATGCTTCACTTTCCATGGCG ACGGGCTCAATCTTTTTGTGGCTCTATGTTTACAACATTGTGAGGATCACTTCAAATAAAAAAGTCGAAACCATAACCGCCCAAGGGTGTGATGGCATTGACAAGCAACCAGGTGGGCTCACAGTCGTAAACATCCCTGATTCTGAACGTCTCAGTTCTTCAGAGTTTACTCAAACACCAACTGTGGATGTCGTACAACGACTTCCTTGTACACATCAGTCAGCTGCAGGTTCTGTAGACAACTTCTCCAGCTCCAACAAGTTCATG GTTGCAAGTGCATTCAAGATAAGGCAGGGTTTAAGAAATACCTGCAAGAATATGAATCTGAAAGCAGTGTTGGCTCCTACTACAATTGCTGCG GCAGTCGGAATTTTCATTGGGATGATTCCTCCTTTTCGAAAGCTCCTTTTTGGCAAAAGTTCTCCTCTACGTGTTGTGGGAGACACTATTACATTCATCAAAACCGACTTATGTCGTGCATACAAAATTTGA